From the Nitratidesulfovibrio sp. genome, one window contains:
- a CDS encoding tripartite tricarboxylate transporter substrate binding protein, protein MKVRFLARLALAALLVLGLAVAGDAYAKYPEKPINMIIAFTAGGSSDVQARIMQKYWSKYSDQQWVFVYKPGAGGAIGFGEIANARPDGYTIGGINVPHLVLQPMVQKAMFSIDSYSYICQVVNDPQAVVVRNDSKFKSVKDVFEFAKANPGKLKIGLVGPNSGHHLMFLDVKGKFDFPVTEVFYKGAADQNAALLGGEIDVMFGNLNDVMRSLEEMTVLGLAAEKRNAFLPDVATLREQGFDVVSDIRRAFVAPKGIEKAQLDYLRETFKKICDDPEYVSDMKKAGQPTEYMDGDAFAAYVRTQNEFAKTMLQKAGLLK, encoded by the coding sequence ATGAAAGTGCGTTTCCTTGCGCGGCTTGCCCTTGCGGCGCTGCTCGTCCTCGGCCTTGCGGTAGCCGGTGATGCCTATGCCAAGTACCCCGAAAAGCCCATCAACATGATCATCGCCTTCACGGCGGGCGGGTCCAGCGACGTGCAGGCCCGCATCATGCAGAAGTACTGGAGCAAGTACTCCGACCAGCAGTGGGTGTTCGTCTACAAGCCCGGCGCCGGTGGCGCCATCGGCTTCGGCGAAATCGCCAACGCCCGTCCCGACGGCTACACCATCGGCGGCATCAACGTGCCGCACCTGGTGTTGCAGCCCATGGTCCAGAAGGCCATGTTCTCCATCGACAGCTACTCCTACATCTGCCAGGTCGTGAACGACCCGCAGGCCGTGGTGGTGCGCAACGACAGCAAGTTCAAGTCGGTGAAGGACGTCTTCGAGTTCGCCAAGGCCAACCCCGGCAAGCTCAAGATCGGCTTGGTGGGCCCCAACAGCGGCCACCACCTGATGTTCCTGGACGTGAAGGGCAAGTTCGACTTCCCCGTCACTGAAGTGTTCTACAAGGGCGCCGCCGACCAGAACGCGGCCCTGCTGGGCGGCGAGATCGACGTCATGTTCGGCAACCTGAACGACGTCATGCGCAGCCTTGAGGAAATGACCGTGCTCGGCCTTGCGGCGGAAAAGCGCAACGCCTTCCTGCCCGACGTGGCCACCCTGCGCGAACAGGGCTTTGACGTGGTGTCCGACATCCGCCGCGCCTTCGTCGCCCCCAAGGGCATCGAAAAGGCCCAGCTGGACTACCTGCGCGAAACCTTCAAGAAGATCTGCGACGACCCGGAATACGTCTCCGACATGAAGAAGGCGGGCCAGCCCACCGAATACATGGATGGTGATGCCTTTGCCGCGTACGTTCGTACCCAGAACGAATTCGCCAAAACCATGCTGCAAAAGGCCGGCCTGCTGAAGTAG